The following are from one region of the Mustela lutreola isolate mMusLut2 chromosome 9, mMusLut2.pri, whole genome shotgun sequence genome:
- the GPN1 gene encoding GPN-loop GTPase 1 isoform X2: MKYPFLPILVMKFIEKAQNMSKFVLIDTPGQIEVFTWSASGTIITEALASSFPTVVIYVMDTSRSTNPVTFMSNMLYACSILYKTKLPFIVVMNKTDIIDHSFAVEWMQDFEAFQDALNQETTYVSNLTRSMSLVLDEFYSSLRVVGVSAVLGTGLDELFVQVTSAAEEYEREYRPEYERLKKSLASAQSQQQKEQLERLRKDMGSVALDTGTAADRLSPVLDASDLILTRGTLDEEDEEADSDTDDIDHRVTEESREEPAFQNFMQESMAQYWKRNNK; this comes from the exons ATGAAGTACCCTTTCCTGCCAATATTG GTGATGAAATTTATTGAGAAGGCCCAGAACATGTCTAA ATTCGTCTTGATTGACACACCTGGACAGATTGAGGTGTTCACATGGTCAGCTTCTGGGACAATCATCACTGAGGCTCTG GCATCCTCATTTCCAACAGTTGTCATTTATGTAATGGACACATCAAGAAGTACCAACCCAGTGACCTTCATGTCCAATATGCTGTATGCCTGCAG cattttgTACAAAACCAAGCTGCCTTTCATTGTGGTTATGAATAAA ACTGACATCATTGACCACAGCTTTGCAGTGGAATGGATGCAAGATTTTGAGGCTTTCCAAGATGCCTTGAATCAAGAGACTACATACGTCAGTAACCTGACTCGTTCAATGAGCCTGGTGTTGGATGAGTTTTACAGTTCACTTAGG GTGGTGGGTGTGTCTGCTGTTCTGGGTACAGGCTTAGATGAACTCTTCGTGCAAGTCACCAGTGCTGCAGAAGAATATGAAAG GGAGTATCGTCCTGAATATGAACGTCTGAAGAAGTCACTG GCCAGTGCACAGAGCCAGCAGCAGAAGGAACAGCTGGAGCGCCTTCGGAAGGATATGGGCTCTGTAGCCTTGGACACAGGGACTGCCGCAG ACCGCTTGTCTCCTGTGCTGGATGCTTCTGACCTGATCCTGACTCGGGGAACACTGGACGAAGAGGATGAGGAAGCGGACAGCGATACCGATGACATTGACCACAGAG TTACGGAAGAAAGCCGTGAAGAGCCAGCATTCCAGAATTTTATGCAAGAATCAATGGCACAGTATTGGAAGAGAAACAACAAGTAG
- the GPN1 gene encoding GPN-loop GTPase 1 isoform X1, producing the protein MLRRRSRPFAFAFSASRVLASLAAPSVTAASLGTQRLYGRVGGARRKMATPAETADSQASGGPRPPVCLLVLGMAGSGKTTFVQRLTGHLHSQGSPPYVINLDPAVHEVPFPANIDIRDTVKYKEVMKQYGLGPNGGIVTSLNLFATRFDQVMKFIEKAQNMSKFVLIDTPGQIEVFTWSASGTIITEALASSFPTVVIYVMDTSRSTNPVTFMSNMLYACSILYKTKLPFIVVMNKTDIIDHSFAVEWMQDFEAFQDALNQETTYVSNLTRSMSLVLDEFYSSLRVVGVSAVLGTGLDELFVQVTSAAEEYEREYRPEYERLKKSLASAQSQQQKEQLERLRKDMGSVALDTGTAADRLSPVLDASDLILTRGTLDEEDEEADSDTDDIDHRVTEESREEPAFQNFMQESMAQYWKRNNK; encoded by the exons ATGCTCCGGCGCCGGTCCCGCCCCTTCGCCTTCGCTTTTAGCGCTAGTCGGGTTCTAGCCTCGCTCGCTGCCCCGAGCGTCACCGCAGCCTCTCTAGGCACGCAGCGTCTCTATGGCAGAGTGGGCGGAGCCAGGAGGAAAATGGCGACGCCCGCGGAGACCGCTGACTCGCAGGCTTCGGGGGGTCCTCGGCCCCCAGTTTGTCTGTTGGTGTTGGGAATGGCAGGATCTGGGAAAACCACCTTTGTCCAG AGGCTTACTGGACATCTGCATAGCCAAGGCTCTCCACCTTATGTGATTAATCTGGACCCAGCTGTACATGAAGTACCCTTTCCTGCCAATATTG ATATTCGTGACACTGTGAAGTATAAAGAAGTCATGAAACA GTATGGACTTGGGCCCAATGGCGGTATAGTGACATCACTCAATCTCTTTGCTACGAGGTTTGATCAG GTGATGAAATTTATTGAGAAGGCCCAGAACATGTCTAA ATTCGTCTTGATTGACACACCTGGACAGATTGAGGTGTTCACATGGTCAGCTTCTGGGACAATCATCACTGAGGCTCTG GCATCCTCATTTCCAACAGTTGTCATTTATGTAATGGACACATCAAGAAGTACCAACCCAGTGACCTTCATGTCCAATATGCTGTATGCCTGCAG cattttgTACAAAACCAAGCTGCCTTTCATTGTGGTTATGAATAAA ACTGACATCATTGACCACAGCTTTGCAGTGGAATGGATGCAAGATTTTGAGGCTTTCCAAGATGCCTTGAATCAAGAGACTACATACGTCAGTAACCTGACTCGTTCAATGAGCCTGGTGTTGGATGAGTTTTACAGTTCACTTAGG GTGGTGGGTGTGTCTGCTGTTCTGGGTACAGGCTTAGATGAACTCTTCGTGCAAGTCACCAGTGCTGCAGAAGAATATGAAAG GGAGTATCGTCCTGAATATGAACGTCTGAAGAAGTCACTG GCCAGTGCACAGAGCCAGCAGCAGAAGGAACAGCTGGAGCGCCTTCGGAAGGATATGGGCTCTGTAGCCTTGGACACAGGGACTGCCGCAG ACCGCTTGTCTCCTGTGCTGGATGCTTCTGACCTGATCCTGACTCGGGGAACACTGGACGAAGAGGATGAGGAAGCGGACAGCGATACCGATGACATTGACCACAGAG TTACGGAAGAAAGCCGTGAAGAGCCAGCATTCCAGAATTTTATGCAAGAATCAATGGCACAGTATTGGAAGAGAAACAACAAGTAG
- the CCDC121 gene encoding coiled-coil domain-containing protein 121 — MGSLRQGTHGSKMRVRFSFGPQGTGQPAAGAYSAADEVQQLRDGPAGTGAECDPAGCRATWRPRACGMEPLRKLPARGRHFQVSQAPDTSAPSLAVSLSESGRDLGDERLDSWSKFAKDSKSSPPPYLSLINNFFKPGKPRNSEMRFKEKAVVEIARLDNQIKQAQPQQELLMEETRQLYAEKLLVQTENKFFLEYLTNKTEEYRRQPEKLWNNYLQKSEEIEQRRQESVSAYAKQTSAFKRELLQKEKLQFNLKQQLQALKNISLLKEKQEREMQMLQEEKKKTQAETEAKKQELQVQLLQEKAFLEKQLSEPDMRQLGNRKRKVLDRKAQTLELEAKQYTLEFYRSIRRENRELQKKLLQQTQRCQDLQAIKSQLKNQKQQLQQEQWYVQCLIRGRQRLQRRHNWCPRQDAPKDHSAP; from the exons ATGGGGTCCCTAAGGCAGGGCACCCACGGGTCGAAAATGAGAGTGCGTTTCTCTTTCGGCCCCCAAGGAACGGGACAACCGGCTGCTGGGGCTTATTCGGCAGCCGACGAGGTTCAGCAGCTCAGGGATGGACCGGCCGGGACTGGGGCGGAGTGCGACCCGGCGGGTTGCCGGGCAACGTGGAGACCCAGGGCGTGTGGCATGGAGCCGTTGCGAAAACTTCCCGCAAGGGGACGCCATTTCCAAGTGTCGCAAGCCCCTGACACCAGCGCTCCCTCCTTGGCCGTCTCCCTCAGTGAATCAGGCCGTGACCTTGGAGATGAACGCTTGGATTCCTGGAGCAA GTTTGCTAAGGATTCTAAGAGCTCCCCTCCACCGTATCTtagtttaattaataattttttcaagCCAGGGAAGCCAAGAAACTCAGAGATGAGATTTAAAGAAAAGGCAGTGGTGGAAATAGCGAGGCTGGACAACCAAATAAAACAAGCTCAACCCCAACAAGAATTACTAATGGAGGAGACCAGGCAGCTCTACGCTGAAAAGCTCCTCGTCCAGACTGAAAACAAATTCTTTCTGGAATACCTAACCAACAAAACTGAGGAGTATAGAAGGCAGCCTGAAAAGCTGTGGAACAACTATTTACAAAAAAGTGAGGAGATtgaacaaaggaggcaagaatcaGTCTCCGCGTATGCGAAACAAACTTCAGCGTTTAAAAGGGAGCTCTTGCAGAAGGAAAAGCTCCAGTTCAATTTAAAGCAGCAGTTGCAGGCACTGAAGAATATTTCACTCTTAAAAgagaaacaggagagagaaatgcagatgttacaggaggagaaaaagaaaacccaagctgAGACAGAGGCAAAGAAACAGGAACTCCAGGTCCAGTTACTCCAGGAAAAAGCATTCCTGGAGAAACAACTCAGTGAGCCAGACATGAGGCAGctgggaaacagaaaaagaaaggtgcTGGACAGGAAGGCTCAGACCTTGGAGCTGGAAGCAAAGCAGTATACTTTGGAGTTCTACCGCAGCATCAGGAGAGAGAACCGGGAGTTACAGAAGAAATTACTGCAGCAAACACAGCGGTGCCAGGACTTGCAGGCTATTAAAAGCCAGTTAAAAAATCAGAAGCAGCAGCTGCAGCAGGAACAGTGGTATGTGCAGTGCTTGATCCGGGGGAGGCAACGATTGCAAAGGAGGCATAACTGGTGCCCAAGACAGGATGCTCCCAAGGACCACAGTGCCCCCTGA